One region of Triticum aestivum cultivar Chinese Spring chromosome 6B, IWGSC CS RefSeq v2.1, whole genome shotgun sequence genomic DNA includes:
- the LOC123136155 gene encoding ATP synthase subunit a yields MRFLSTDMKDRNMLFAAITTNQPICSKCSRLPDLHDFFPTNISQNFAITPNLDITPTPERIAGVTIVLQIEEYLGQNESEQGAVNLARTVLGARHRNGETWQGILEDIRAGGGMDNFIQNLPGAYPETPLDQFAIIPIIDLHVGNFYLSFTNEVLYMLLTVVLVVFLFFVVTKKGGGKSVPNAWQSLVELIYDFVLNLVNEQIGGLSGNVKQKFFPRISVTFTFSLFRNPQGMIPFRFTVTSHFLITLALSFSIFIGITIVGFQRHGLHFFSFLLPAGVPLPLAPFLVLLELISYCFRALSLGIRLFANMMAGHSLVKILSGFAWTMLFLNNIFYFIGDLGPLFIVLALTRLELGVAISQAHVSTISICIYLNDATNLHQNESFHN; encoded by the coding sequence ATGAGATTTCTTTCTACGGATATGAAGGATAGAAATATGCTATTTGCTGCTATTACAACGAATCAACCAATTTGTAGTAAGTGTTCCCGTCTTCCCGATCTACATGATTTTTTCCCAACCAACATCTCTCAGAACTTTGCTATAACGCCAAACTTGGATATAACGCCAACGCCTGAGCGAATTGCCGGCGTCACAATAGTTTTACAAATAGAAGAGTATTTGGGCCAAAATGAGTCCGAACAGGGAGCAGTCAATTTAGCTAGAACAGTATTGGGAGCCCGCCACCGAAATGGCGAAACTTGGCAGGGCATATTAGAGGATATTCGGGCGGGTGGTGGTATGGATAATTTTATCCAGAATCTGCCTGGTGCCTACCCGGAAACCCCATTGGATCAATTTGCCATTATCCCAATAATTGATCTTCATGTGGGCAACTTTTATTTATCATTTACAAATGAAGTCTTGTATATGCTGCTCACTGTCGTTTTggtcgtttttcttttttttgttgttaCGAAAAAGGGAGGTGGAAAGTCAGTGCCAAATGCATGGCAATCCTTGGTCGAGCTTATTTATGATTTCGTGCTGAACCTGGTAAACGAACAAATAGGTGGTCTTTCCGGAAATGTGAAACAAAAGTTTTTCCCTCGCATCTCGGTCACTTTTACTTTTTCGTTATTTCGTAATCCCCAGGGTATGATACCCTTTAGATTCACAGTGACAAGTCATTTTCTCATTACTTTGGctctttcattttccatttttatagGCATTACGATCGTTGGATTTCAAAGACATGGGCTTCATTTTTTTAGCTTCTTATTACCTGCGGGAGTCCCACTGCCGTTAGCACCTTTCTTAGTACTCCTTGAGCTAATCTCTTATTGTTTTCGTGCATTAAGCTTAGGAATACGTTTATTTGCTAATATGATGGCCGGTCATAGTTTAGTAAAGATTTTAAGTGGGTTTGCTTGGACTATGCTATTTCTGAATAATATTTTCTATTTCATAGGAGATCTTGGTCCCTTATTTATAGTTCTAGCATTAACCCGTCTGGAATTAGGTGTAGCTATATCACAAGCTCATGTTTCTACGATCTCAATTTGTATTTACTTGAATGATGCTACAAATCTCCATCAAAATGAGTCATTTCATAATTGA
- the LOC123136156 gene encoding ribosomal protein S3, mitochondrial-like — protein sequence MGDYLARFREHVYVVCAGEWKPPPQKRSGSSHGSVTIDSIYYYGKSLYQDVNLRSYFSSIRPPTKLALGFRLGRCIILHFPKRTFIHFFLPGRSPRLKRKQDKKSRPVLQEKGWWPTFGKVGPIGCLHSSEGTEEERNEVRGRGAGKRVESIDQEKQNEIRIWPKKMQRYGYHDRSPSRKKNFDKSLRVSGAFKRPQYAGVVNDIPFLMGNAASLLKRNRIKLFLPKKSRSDGPTSHLLKRTLPAVRPSLNYSVMQYFFNTKNKMHFDPVLVLNHFVAPGVAEPSRMGGAKGGSLDKRIRSRIAFF from the coding sequence ATGGGTGACTATCTAGCACGGTTCAGAGAGCACGTGTATGTAGTCTGCGCTGGTGAATGGAAGCCCCCGCCGCAAAAAAGAAGCGGCTCTTCCCACGGCTCTGTCACCATTGACTCTATTTATTATTATGGTAAATCATTGTATCAAGATGTCAATCTTAGATCTTATTTTAGTTCGATACGTCCACCTACGAAACTCGCCCTTGGCTTTCGTCTCGGTAGGTGTATTATTCTACATTTTCCCAAAAGGACATTCATTCATTTCTTTCTTCCCGGGCGATCACCACGACTAAAACGAAAACAAGACAAGAAATCAAGACCCGTACTACAGGAAAAGGGCTGGTGGCCGACATTTGGGAAAGTCGGGCCGATCGGGTGTCTTCATTCAAGCGAGGGTACAGAGGAAGAACGAAACGAAGTGAGAGGCCGGGGGGCAGGGAAAAGAGTCGAGTCGATCGACCAGGAGAAGCAAAACGAAATCCGGATTTGGCCGAAAAAGATGCAACGTTATGGATACCATGACCGATCACCATCGAGAAAGAAGAATTTTGATAAATCACTTCGGGTGAGCGGGGCCTTCAAGCGGCCTCAATACGCCGGGGTTGTAAATGACATACCTTTCCTTATGGGAAATGCCGCCTCCTTACTAAAAAGGAATAGAATCAAGTTATTTTTACCAAAGAAGTCCCGCTCTGACGGCCCGACGAGTCATCTACTAAAAAGGACCCTCCCCGCTGTGCGCCCCTCCTTGAATTATTCGGTCATGCAATACTTTTTTAATACTAAGAATAAAATGCATTTCGACCCCGTCCTAGTTCTCAATCATTTCGTGGCACCGGGTGTGGCTGAACCATCTAGGATGGGGGGAGCGAAGGGAGGAAGCTTAGATAAGAGAATACGCTCTCGCATCGCTTTTTTTTAG